The Sediminispirochaeta smaragdinae DSM 11293 genome has a segment encoding these proteins:
- a CDS encoding L-cysteine desulfidase family protein, whose translation MKQDHHVWNSYAALLRREVAPALGCTEPIAVALAAARAAAQLGKTPKLIEANLSRNILKNGMSVGIPGTGLYGLEIAAAVGAVAGDYKKGLEVLSGISAEALTRAKELCAGGSVKIKQRQSPYNLYIEVRVSNGQDTSTVIIQHEHTNIAYVGHNGMVILDRRQDDNESGVGAANGIDKGLTEKEIWDFAMNVPLEKIAFLMETARLNTAVSEKGLQDAYGLEVGRSLEDDIKNGLLADDILNRAVKRTAGAIDARMAGCLLPVMSNSGSGNQGITATMPIVSMAKDLELDQEHLNRALALSHLTTIHMKSSLGRLSALCGATLAATGAACGFVYLLGGGYPEVERAIQNMAGNVAGIICDGAKSSCALKVASSVHAAGQAALLAMKGRSVSSIEGIVAGNVEQTIQNIGRLGSVGMKETDKLILEMMLDKNE comes from the coding sequence ATGAAACAAGATCATCATGTGTGGAATAGCTATGCGGCATTGTTAAGAAGAGAGGTGGCACCGGCTTTGGGCTGTACCGAGCCGATTGCTGTTGCATTGGCGGCTGCCCGTGCAGCGGCTCAGCTCGGTAAGACGCCGAAACTGATCGAGGCAAACCTAAGCAGAAATATCCTGAAGAATGGCATGAGCGTGGGGATCCCTGGGACTGGATTATACGGACTCGAGATTGCGGCGGCTGTCGGAGCGGTTGCTGGTGATTATAAAAAAGGCCTAGAGGTACTCAGTGGCATATCCGCAGAAGCTCTTACCAGAGCAAAGGAGTTATGTGCTGGTGGTTCGGTAAAAATCAAACAGCGGCAAAGTCCTTATAACCTATACATAGAAGTGAGGGTCAGTAATGGTCAGGATACTTCAACGGTAATTATCCAGCACGAGCATACCAATATTGCCTATGTGGGGCACAATGGCATGGTTATTCTCGATAGACGTCAGGATGACAATGAATCCGGCGTTGGAGCAGCTAACGGCATTGATAAAGGGCTTACCGAGAAAGAGATCTGGGATTTTGCCATGAATGTTCCCCTCGAGAAAATAGCTTTTCTCATGGAAACTGCACGGCTGAATACGGCTGTTTCCGAAAAAGGCCTGCAGGATGCATATGGTCTCGAAGTAGGGCGTTCATTGGAAGATGATATCAAGAATGGCTTACTAGCCGATGACATCCTAAATCGTGCGGTGAAACGAACGGCAGGAGCCATTGATGCCAGAATGGCAGGTTGCCTTTTGCCTGTCATGAGTAATTCGGGCAGTGGAAATCAAGGCATAACGGCTACTATGCCAATTGTCTCGATGGCGAAAGATTTAGAACTTGATCAGGAACATTTAAACCGAGCTTTGGCTCTGAGCCATCTTACAACAATCCATATGAAGAGCAGTCTTGGTCGGCTTTCTGCATTATGCGGAGCAACCCTGGCCGCTACCGGTGCTGCCTGCGGTTTTGTATATCTTTTGGGAGGAGGTTATCCCGAAGTAGAACGAGCTATACAAAATATGGCTGGAAATGTAGCAGGAATCATCTGTGACGGGGCCAAAAGCAGCTGCGCTCTGAAGGTTGCAAGCAGCGTTCATGCCGCCGGACAGGCTGCACTTCTTGCGATGAAAGGACGTTCCGTTTCTTCGATTGAAGGCATTGTTGCGGGGAACGTCGAACAGACCATCCAAAATATCGGTCGGCTTGGCTCGGTTGGGATGAAGGAGACGGATAAACTTATTCTCGAGATGATGCTGGATAAAAACGAATAA
- a CDS encoding Cof-type HAD-IIB family hydrolase, whose translation MVQNYKLLCVDLDGTLLTDSKEISQETLEAIRAAKAKDVKVAIATGRALFSALSVGSSFNNDDDHIIASNGAIIKHLALEPLVRENPFSYDQLVRIIDTASEQGLSPVFFSTEQAYTTSTSDFQMYLGFGSGTNNVFNKQSISLIPSTKDLKELIRQEHIKIQKCNIHTLGDGQKRFLHNALKREGEFEMLFSTNPALEITAKGVTKGNGVAVLAEALGIRQQEVIAVGDSENDISMLSYAGLGIAMENAIPAVKNVASYITESNNNNGIARVIRKFIL comes from the coding sequence ATGGTGCAAAACTATAAATTACTCTGTGTCGATCTTGATGGAACGTTGCTTACGGATTCAAAAGAGATCAGCCAGGAAACATTAGAGGCGATCCGCGCCGCAAAGGCGAAAGATGTCAAGGTTGCTATAGCCACAGGGAGGGCACTTTTTAGTGCCCTTTCGGTAGGAAGCAGCTTCAACAATGATGATGATCATATCATAGCTTCAAACGGAGCGATTATTAAGCATCTTGCGCTTGAGCCGTTGGTACGGGAAAATCCATTTTCCTATGATCAACTTGTTCGTATCATTGACACGGCATCCGAACAGGGGCTCTCGCCCGTCTTTTTTTCCACAGAACAGGCATATACCACCAGTACTTCGGATTTTCAGATGTACCTCGGTTTCGGTTCGGGAACAAATAACGTCTTTAACAAGCAAAGCATCTCGCTCATCCCCTCAACAAAGGATCTGAAGGAACTAATACGGCAGGAACACATAAAAATCCAGAAATGTAATATTCATACGTTGGGCGACGGACAAAAACGTTTTTTACATAATGCACTCAAACGAGAGGGAGAATTCGAAATGCTTTTCTCCACAAACCCGGCCCTGGAAATTACCGCAAAAGGGGTGACAAAGGGAAACGGAGTTGCCGTTCTTGCAGAAGCACTAGGCATCAGACAACAAGAGGTGATTGCAGTCGGTGATAGTGAAAACGACATTTCGATGCTTAGCTACGCAGGCCTGGGAATAGCAATGGAAAATGCCATCCCGGCTGTTAAGAATGTCGCTTCCTATATTACCGAAAGCAATAACAATAACGGTATTGCCCGTGTCATCAGGAAGTTTATTTTGTAA
- a CDS encoding flavodoxin family protein codes for MTIKVLYHSMTGNTRKIAEAIAKTVGTEAEEVSLDKATEEIDLLFLGDGVYGSKASKKMRLFVDQMDAKKIRNIAIFGTYGGLVEVIEKRVSDLHDRGFNVVSDALTSKGRAWLVLNRHHPNQEELENAKQYAKRVLKEIYHSQ; via the coding sequence TTGACGATAAAGGTTTTATATCACAGTATGACAGGCAATACCAGAAAAATTGCTGAAGCCATAGCCAAAACAGTGGGCACAGAAGCTGAAGAAGTCTCTTTGGATAAAGCGACTGAAGAGATCGACTTATTGTTCTTGGGAGATGGTGTTTATGGTTCAAAGGCAAGTAAAAAAATGCGGCTGTTTGTCGATCAGATGGATGCAAAGAAGATAAGAAATATTGCTATATTTGGAACATACGGCGGGCTGGTAGAAGTCATTGAAAAACGCGTTTCGGATTTGCACGATAGAGGATTCAACGTCGTATCCGATGCCTTGACAAGTAAAGGCAGAGCGTGGCTGGTGCTTAACAGACACCATCCAAATCAGGAAGAACTGGAAAACGCAAAACAATATGCGAAGCGTGTTTTAAAGGAAATCTACCACAGTCAATAG
- a CDS encoding shikimate kinase, which translates to MNVYFCGMIGTGKTTLGQRLADDLSMPFYDLDQEMNKRLGYSFHRLVAEEGWLAFRELEYYICKFFSQRNNSIICLGGGTVRYDWNVDVLKESGRLILLEASIEELVHRVSQADRPRVNKGTTIEEDISLMWKQSKNKYYTAADYVFRTDEKNIEEEVDELKDLLQSNPLFQGLQVNHSG; encoded by the coding sequence GTGAATGTCTACTTCTGCGGGATGATCGGCACCGGAAAAACAACATTGGGACAGCGTTTGGCTGATGACTTATCCATGCCCTTTTACGATCTTGATCAGGAAATGAACAAACGTTTAGGCTATTCTTTCCACCGTTTAGTTGCAGAAGAAGGATGGTTAGCGTTTCGCGAGTTGGAATATTACATTTGTAAATTTTTCTCGCAGAGAAATAACTCCATTATATGCCTCGGTGGTGGTACCGTCCGTTATGACTGGAATGTGGATGTGCTGAAGGAATCGGGTAGACTCATTTTGCTTGAGGCTTCTATCGAAGAGCTTGTGCATAGAGTTTCTCAAGCTGACCGGCCGCGAGTAAATAAAGGCACAACCATAGAAGAGGACATTAGTTTGATGTGGAAGCAGTCAAAGAACAAGTATTATACGGCTGCCGATTATGTCTTCAGAACCGATGAAAAAAATATTGAAGAAGAAGTCGACGAGTTGAAGGATCTGTTGCAATCCAATCCGCTGTTTCAGGGGTTGCAGGTTAATCATAGTGGATAA
- a CDS encoding bifunctional transcriptional activator/DNA repair enzyme AdaA gives MQISDKRTIDDYYHAFVHKDPSYLGSFFAGVKTTSVFCIATCRARKPKKENVLFFTTFKDALDAGFRPCKICRPTENSAKAPPQVAAAINLVKKNPKEKFSDYQLIQNGIRPELVRRWFKRQYGMTFQAFQRMYRINNAFQELQAGKSATEVAFDMGYDSLSGFGYTYKKYIGSSPSNSAGQNVILIDRLTTPIGPMFVCATENGICLLEFVDRRMLETEFRDLQRLLRATIIAGENYHIRQAKKELAEYFSGKRKVFSVALHTPGTEFQNIVWNALNDIPYGDTVSYQSQAEHIGRPKAVRAVASANGHNRIAIIIPCHRVIGKNGHLTGYGGGLERKSWLLAHERKWR, from the coding sequence ATGCAGATTTCCGATAAAAGAACGATTGATGATTACTACCATGCTTTTGTACATAAAGACCCCTCTTATCTTGGAAGCTTTTTCGCCGGAGTAAAGACTACCTCGGTATTCTGCATCGCTACGTGCAGGGCTCGTAAACCAAAGAAGGAGAATGTTCTCTTTTTTACGACCTTCAAGGATGCTCTTGATGCCGGTTTTCGTCCCTGCAAGATCTGCAGGCCGACGGAAAATAGTGCCAAGGCACCGCCTCAGGTTGCAGCGGCAATCAACTTGGTCAAAAAGAATCCCAAGGAAAAATTTTCCGACTATCAATTGATTCAGAACGGTATACGCCCCGAACTGGTACGACGCTGGTTTAAAAGGCAGTACGGCATGACCTTTCAGGCCTTCCAGCGAATGTACCGCATTAATAATGCGTTTCAGGAATTACAGGCGGGTAAATCTGCCACAGAGGTTGCCTTCGATATGGGATATGATTCGCTAAGCGGCTTCGGCTATACCTACAAGAAATACATCGGTTCATCACCTTCAAATAGCGCTGGGCAGAATGTCATTCTCATCGACCGGCTTACCACTCCCATCGGCCCCATGTTCGTCTGCGCAACGGAGAATGGGATTTGTTTGCTGGAATTTGTCGACCGAAGGATGCTGGAGACGGAATTCAGGGATCTTCAGAGATTATTGCGCGCCACCATCATCGCAGGAGAGAATTACCATATCAGGCAGGCAAAAAAAGAATTAGCAGAATACTTTTCCGGGAAGCGAAAAGTATTCTCCGTAGCGCTACACACGCCCGGCACGGAATTCCAGAACATTGTTTGGAACGCTCTCAACGATATCCCCTACGGCGATACCGTAAGCTATCAGTCACAGGCGGAGCATATCGGGCGTCCTAAGGCCGTGCGGGCCGTAGCTTCGGCTAACGGCCACAATCGTATTGCAATCATCATTCCCTGCCATCGTGTCATAGGTAAGAACGGCCATTTGACAGGTTACGGAGGAGGACTTGAAAGAAAAAGCTGGTTATTGGCCCATGAGCGGAAGTGGCGGTAA
- a CDS encoding amidohydrolase yields the protein MNIAIYNARIYVDRGVFADTLLIEDGKISLVGSLEDLRDAIPSDAKKIDAQGNTVIPGFNDSHMHLYDLGSKMKMIKVSGATSIDEIIARGQEFIEKNRPAPGTVLRGVGWNQDYFTDKKRVLTKFDIDKISKKHAIILDRVCGHLVSCNSLALKMAGINRNTHQPEGGSIGFDHDGEPNGVFGENAIQCIKKIIPHVSYADMRESVKMAMDYARTKGVTSIQSRDVLNDNYQLMLKVFNDLYTSGELSTRVCMQCSIDHEGPFKDCIQQGYVTNYGNSYLKFGPMKIFADGSLGSRTAFMRSPYFDDPQTKGLQVMPQEEMDAIVAKASKHKMQVITHAIGDAAIEEVLNSYEKVIKNGNNPLRHGVVHCQITDIGLLKRFRDLNVLAFVQPIFLHYDMHIVENRVGKKLASTSYAFNTMDRLGVHVSYGTDCPVEDLDPFANLHCAVSRQDLSNYPDNGFYSDEKVDIYRAVDNYTVASAYASFEENEKGRIKPGEYADIVMLDKNIFSVPSNEIKTTQVLMTILGGNIVYER from the coding sequence ATGAATATTGCAATATATAATGCACGCATCTACGTTGATCGTGGAGTTTTTGCTGACACCTTATTGATCGAAGATGGAAAAATTTCTCTTGTTGGAAGTTTAGAAGATTTACGTGATGCCATTCCTTCCGACGCAAAAAAAATTGATGCACAAGGGAATACCGTGATACCGGGCTTTAATGATTCTCATATGCACCTCTATGATCTTGGATCAAAGATGAAGATGATTAAGGTTTCCGGTGCAACATCTATCGACGAGATTATAGCTCGCGGTCAGGAGTTTATTGAGAAAAATAGACCTGCTCCTGGCACTGTGTTGCGTGGTGTCGGTTGGAACCAGGATTATTTTACTGATAAAAAACGAGTCTTGACGAAATTTGATATCGATAAGATATCAAAGAAACATGCAATCATTTTAGATCGCGTTTGTGGACATCTCGTTTCTTGTAATTCATTAGCACTTAAGATGGCCGGAATCAACAGAAATACGCATCAGCCGGAAGGCGGTTCTATTGGTTTTGATCACGACGGTGAGCCAAATGGCGTTTTCGGTGAAAATGCCATACAGTGCATCAAAAAAATTATTCCTCATGTTTCGTATGCAGATATGCGCGAAAGCGTAAAAATGGCTATGGATTATGCGAGGACCAAGGGTGTTACTTCCATTCAATCTAGAGATGTTCTGAATGATAATTATCAATTAATGCTTAAGGTTTTCAACGATCTTTATACATCCGGTGAATTATCAACACGCGTGTGTATGCAGTGCAGTATTGACCATGAAGGCCCGTTTAAAGATTGTATTCAGCAAGGCTATGTAACAAATTATGGAAATTCTTACTTAAAATTTGGTCCTATGAAAATATTTGCTGATGGATCTTTAGGATCTCGAACTGCATTTATGCGATCCCCGTACTTTGATGATCCTCAAACAAAGGGACTCCAAGTTATGCCGCAGGAAGAAATGGATGCAATTGTTGCTAAGGCTTCGAAACATAAGATGCAGGTCATAACTCATGCAATCGGTGATGCTGCAATTGAAGAAGTGTTGAATAGCTATGAAAAGGTTATTAAAAATGGCAACAATCCTTTACGGCATGGTGTAGTTCATTGTCAAATTACCGACATAGGATTACTGAAGCGATTTCGTGATTTAAATGTATTGGCTTTTGTGCAACCGATATTTCTTCATTACGATATGCATATTGTTGAAAACAGGGTCGGAAAGAAATTAGCGTCAACTTCCTATGCCTTTAATACCATGGATCGTTTAGGAGTTCATGTTTCATACGGAACGGACTGCCCCGTAGAAGATCTTGATCCTTTTGCTAACCTGCATTGTGCTGTTAGTCGGCAGGATCTAAGCAATTATCCTGATAATGGTTTTTATTCGGATGAAAAAGTCGATATCTATCGTGCTGTCGATAACTATACTGTTGCAAGTGCCTATGCCTCATTTGAAGAAAATGAGAAAGGACGCATTAAACCAGGAGAGTATGCTGATATTGTTATGCTGGATAAAAACATTTTTTCCGTTCCTTCGAATGAAATTAAAACAACACAAGTTCTTATGACCATTCTTGGTGGCAACATTGTTTATGAAAGATGA
- a CDS encoding uroporphyrinogen decarboxylase family protein has protein sequence MKEEGKKMMTKTERIDAVLSGQKPDRDPISCWYHFGTQYLPGEKYADIVFSFYEYYGFDWLKVMNDYFYPMPVGYDALKSVEDLKQLKPIEIDATPLHEQLTAIDIINNRLKGEAYVCDTIFDPYQSLQKSPVGEYLPRLMKEEPQAVLDALEIVTQNTIEYAKRTLALGTHGIFMSILSGEDKISKQDFLVFEKPFAMKVFAAVKEMGPMNTAHLHGKHIDIDECLDFPVAVLSWEDRQVGNPSLQEVKRKWSGAVMGGIDNTIMTRRTPEFLMKHTLEGIEMGGKSRFFLANGCSSPAEMDTYALKAIVDVAQQRR, from the coding sequence GTGAAAGAAGAAGGGAAAAAAATGATGACGAAAACTGAGCGCATTGATGCTGTTTTATCAGGCCAAAAGCCGGACCGTGATCCGATTTCTTGCTGGTACCATTTTGGAACCCAGTATCTACCGGGAGAAAAATATGCTGATATTGTTTTTTCATTTTATGAATATTACGGTTTTGACTGGCTCAAAGTTATGAATGATTATTTCTATCCAATGCCTGTTGGATATGATGCATTAAAAAGTGTGGAAGACCTAAAACAACTTAAGCCTATAGAAATTGATGCAACGCCCTTGCATGAACAGCTGACGGCCATTGATATTATTAACAATCGTTTAAAAGGGGAGGCTTATGTCTGCGACACAATTTTTGATCCGTATCAATCGTTGCAGAAAAGCCCGGTAGGAGAATATCTACCAAGGCTGATGAAAGAAGAACCCCAGGCCGTTCTTGATGCCCTCGAAATAGTAACACAGAATACAATCGAATATGCGAAGAGGACCCTTGCGTTAGGAACCCATGGGATTTTTATGTCTATCCTCTCAGGAGAAGACAAAATATCGAAACAGGATTTCCTTGTATTTGAAAAACCTTTTGCCATGAAAGTCTTTGCTGCCGTAAAAGAAATGGGGCCGATGAATACGGCCCATCTACATGGCAAACACATCGACATTGACGAATGCCTTGATTTTCCTGTTGCTGTCCTTAGTTGGGAAGATCGCCAGGTCGGAAATCCTTCTCTGCAAGAGGTTAAACGAAAATGGTCCGGTGCTGTGATGGGTGGTATAGACAATACTATCATGACTCGGCGAACACCTGAATTTCTGATGAAACATACTTTGGAAGGAATAGAGATGGGGGGAAAATCCCGTTTCTTTCTGGCAAATGGATGTAGTTCACCAGCAGAAATGGATACGTATGCTTTGAAAGCGATTGTTGATGTAGCGCAGCAAAGACGATAA
- a CDS encoding ABC transporter ATP-binding protein, giving the protein MIKVEGISFRYTREQTVFANHSFQLESGRSLAILGPNGQGKTTMLKCMIGLLRVDTGSIFIDGEYGYVPQRESSIFSYSVLDMVVMGRARHIPLFTSPKPKDYRIAESVLSMMEMESFAERPFNELSGGERQLVLIARALASECSILVLDEPTSALDFRNQSRVLQVIRGLSQEHGISVVFTTHSPNHAVHAADDVLLMYDPADYRYGTVEEVMTEENLKRLYGLEIRTFEYVHENGKGRAIVPVL; this is encoded by the coding sequence ATGATTAAAGTTGAGGGAATTTCTTTTCGCTATACAAGAGAACAGACCGTCTTTGCAAACCATTCGTTTCAGCTTGAGAGCGGAAGGTCCCTTGCAATCCTTGGTCCAAACGGACAAGGGAAAACAACGATGCTCAAATGCATGATAGGACTGTTACGGGTCGATACAGGGAGCATCTTTATCGACGGTGAATATGGCTATGTTCCGCAACGGGAATCTTCGATCTTCTCATATTCGGTTCTCGACATGGTGGTCATGGGCAGGGCACGACACATCCCGCTTTTCACCTCACCCAAGCCAAAGGACTATCGAATAGCCGAATCCGTGTTATCGATGATGGAAATGGAATCCTTTGCAGAACGCCCTTTTAACGAGCTATCGGGTGGAGAGCGACAATTAGTTTTGATAGCCCGGGCACTTGCCTCGGAATGCTCCATTCTGGTTCTGGACGAACCGACATCGGCACTGGATTTCAGAAATCAGAGCAGAGTGTTGCAAGTTATACGTGGCCTGAGTCAGGAACATGGCATAAGCGTGGTGTTCACAACCCATTCACCGAACCACGCAGTCCATGCGGCCGATGATGTACTGCTTATGTACGACCCGGCAGACTATCGCTACGGGACTGTTGAAGAGGTGATGACCGAAGAAAACCTAAAGCGGCTTTACGGTCTTGAAATACGAACGTTTGAGTATGTACATGAAAACGGCAAAGGCCGGGCAATCGTGCCGGTCTTATAA
- a CDS encoding L-2-amino-thiazoline-4-carboxylic acid hydrolase yields the protein MEKKDEFVTKQEMLTKIRAAIEDRAAWFAFLYDEFTKLLPEEKVIEASRRAIHKFGTLKAKNDPEPFHAKDWVLRHKEKGSAAVFDSDIDFSKTRATQKMNYCPLVESWSKLGYSPDKIDLFCDIAMDGDRGRADSHDGIQMKLHETIGKGCKFCRLEIIEE from the coding sequence ATGGAAAAAAAAGATGAATTTGTCACAAAACAGGAAATGCTCACGAAAATCAGAGCTGCCATCGAAGATCGTGCAGCATGGTTTGCATTTTTATATGATGAGTTTACAAAGCTTTTACCGGAAGAAAAAGTGATTGAGGCTTCACGAAGAGCCATTCATAAATTCGGGACGCTCAAGGCAAAAAATGATCCTGAGCCTTTTCATGCCAAAGATTGGGTACTTCGCCACAAAGAGAAAGGATCGGCTGCTGTTTTTGACTCAGATATTGATTTCTCCAAAACCAGAGCAACCCAGAAGATGAACTACTGTCCGTTGGTTGAAAGTTGGAGTAAACTTGGGTATTCACCTGACAAGATTGATCTTTTCTGCGATATTGCGATGGATGGTGATCGTGGTAGGGCAGACAGCCATGACGGTATACAGATGAAGCTGCATGAAACAATTGGCAAAGGCTGTAAATTTTGCCGTTTAGAGATAATTGAGGAGTAA
- a CDS encoding xylulokinase has product MGFLVIDLGTSNCRAVFIDEGGNCNKEERAPVKVSIKGPYAEIDTDEAWKTVCVLVKRLLRNVPSKDIDVVGIGALLGYVYLDSKDQPIKPAFIWMDTRADREALEMTKFFSEDFIYAVTGRRISPELLAPQIRWSSKHDNGVFRKIRRIIGLKDELIRRLTGEIVTDYSHMNYSMLCDYRNGKVDDAFVAWTGLKRYPLPNAVPAQTIIGEVNRSASVLTGLPQGIPVICGTSDGTAAMYGGGILVPNTAVLVSGTTDVLMALTARPLSGCDSLLSINTGMIVDTYAVGGASGLAGGTLRPLSALFGMEVSNLIEQAEKIPAGSEGLLLLPGFTGERSPYWKSYLSGGVLGWTPTHGPAHFTRALFESCSYRILRWLLTLRKTKINIGKVNIVGGGSRINLWNQIKADVCGISLTQPREIEATALGIALLCRLGVDKEALPEKLSESWIVPQCEFSPDERRHAYYGELFALFEHCLENVDEIYWDLEKIQLREHPEQ; this is encoded by the coding sequence ATGGGCTTTCTAGTAATTGATTTAGGAACTTCAAATTGCCGGGCCGTATTTATAGATGAGGGAGGAAACTGTAATAAAGAGGAACGGGCTCCTGTAAAAGTGAGCATTAAGGGCCCTTATGCCGAGATTGATACGGATGAAGCCTGGAAAACGGTTTGTGTTCTTGTTAAGCGTTTACTGAGGAACGTACCTTCTAAAGATATCGACGTAGTGGGGATCGGCGCTTTACTTGGATACGTATATCTTGATAGTAAAGATCAGCCGATTAAGCCTGCTTTTATCTGGATGGACACCCGAGCAGACCGAGAAGCCTTGGAAATGACGAAGTTTTTTTCGGAAGATTTCATCTATGCCGTTACTGGACGAAGAATAAGTCCCGAGCTTTTGGCTCCTCAAATCCGTTGGTCATCCAAACATGATAATGGTGTATTTCGCAAAATACGGCGGATAATCGGGCTGAAGGATGAACTGATACGACGTTTAACCGGGGAAATTGTTACCGATTATTCGCATATGAATTATTCGATGCTTTGCGATTATCGTAACGGTAAGGTTGATGATGCTTTTGTCGCATGGACTGGATTAAAGAGATACCCATTGCCCAATGCGGTACCCGCACAAACAATAATAGGAGAAGTTAATCGGAGCGCTTCTGTCTTAACAGGGCTTCCGCAAGGAATACCGGTAATATGTGGGACTTCCGATGGTACAGCTGCTATGTACGGAGGTGGAATATTGGTGCCGAATACCGCGGTTTTGGTATCCGGTACCACCGATGTTCTTATGGCGCTAACAGCGAGACCGCTTTCTGGCTGTGATTCACTTTTAAGTATCAATACTGGAATGATTGTCGATACATACGCGGTCGGAGGTGCCTCCGGGTTGGCCGGGGGGACTTTGCGACCGTTGTCTGCATTGTTTGGGATGGAAGTAAGTAACCTCATTGAGCAAGCAGAAAAAATTCCTGCTGGATCAGAAGGTTTATTGCTTTTACCTGGATTTACCGGGGAGCGGTCTCCTTACTGGAAAAGTTATCTGAGTGGAGGGGTCCTCGGTTGGACGCCTACGCATGGGCCTGCTCATTTTACACGTGCCTTGTTCGAGAGCTGTTCATACCGCATCCTGCGATGGCTTTTGACATTGCGTAAGACAAAAATCAATATTGGCAAAGTAAATATAGTAGGGGGTGGTAGCCGTATAAATCTATGGAACCAAATCAAAGCCGATGTTTGTGGAATTTCTCTTACCCAGCCTCGAGAGATCGAGGCAACTGCTCTTGGAATTGCACTCCTTTGCCGTTTAGGAGTGGATAAGGAAGCTCTTCCCGAAAAGCTTAGCGAATCTTGGATCGTACCACAGTGTGAATTCTCTCCAGATGAAAGACGGCATGCTTATTATGGTGAATTGTTTGCATTATTCGAGCATTGTTTGGAGAATGTTGACGAAATTTACTGGGACTTGGAAAAAATACAACTTCGAGAACATCCGGAGCAATAA
- a CDS encoding RidA family protein gives MKKIITTDGAPKAIGPYSQAIEVDGCIYTSGQLPIDPKTGQMPETVEAQTRQSLENVKAILKQRGLNLGTVFKTTVFLSDMNNFSKMNAVYAEYFSGSFPARSCVEVARLPKDAKVEIEVIAAE, from the coding sequence ATGAAAAAGATTATAACGACGGATGGTGCCCCCAAGGCAATTGGACCTTATTCGCAGGCCATTGAAGTAGATGGCTGTATCTATACTTCAGGGCAGTTACCGATTGACCCCAAAACCGGGCAGATGCCGGAAACCGTTGAAGCACAGACTCGGCAGTCTCTTGAAAACGTGAAGGCCATTTTAAAGCAACGGGGTTTGAATTTAGGGACTGTTTTTAAAACAACTGTTTTCTTAAGCGATATGAATAATTTTTCGAAGATGAATGCAGTTTATGCGGAATACTTTTCCGGGAGTTTTCCGGCCAGAAGCTGTGTCGAAGTTGCGCGTCTGCCTAAGGATGCCAAGGTAGAAATCGAAGTAATCGCCGCTGAATGA